One window from the genome of Nicotiana sylvestris chromosome 9, ASM39365v2, whole genome shotgun sequence encodes:
- the LOC104223907 gene encoding methyl jasmonate esterase 1-like isoform X2: protein MEKGKNHHFVLVHGACHGAWCWYKVVTILRAEGHKVSVPDMAASGIHPKHTEELNSMAEYNEPLMEFMANVSQEERVVLVGHSMGGINISLAMEMFPQKICVAVFVTAFMPGPDLNIVAISQQEKGPTSLLFGPEVLATNFYQLSPSEDLTLATYLVRPVPLFGESSLLKDSTYTNEKYGSVRRVYVVCDKDNVLKEEQIQRWLIKNNPPDDVELIHDADHMVMFSKSRELCSCLLMISQKYH, encoded by the exons ATGGAAAAGGGCAAGAATCATCACTTTGTGCTAGTTCATGGAGCTTGTCACGGTGCATGGTGTTGGTATAAAGTGGTGACAATTCTTAGAGCCGAAGGTCACAAAGTTAGTGTTCCTGACATGGCTGCTTCTGGAATTCATCCAAAACATACTGAAGAGCTCAATTCCATGGCTGAGTACAACGAGCCTTTGATGGAATTCATGGCTAATGTATCACAAGAAGAAAGAGTTGTCTTAGTAGGTCACAGTATGGGTGGCATCAACATTTCTCTTGCCATGGAAATGTTCCCTCAGAAGATTTGTGTTGCTGTTTTTGTCACTGCTTTCATGCCTGGTCCTGACCTCAATATTGTTGCCATTAGCCAACAG GAGAAAGGTCCAACCTCCCTCCTCTTTGGCCCTGAAGTTTTAGCAACCAACTTTTATCAATTGTCCCCTTCTGAG GATTTGACTCTTGCAACTTATTTGGTGAGACCAGTACCATTGTTTGGCGAGTCAAGCTTACTGAAGGATTCCACATACACAAATGAGAAATATGGTTCGGTTCGTCGTGTTTACGTTGTGTGCGACAAAGATAACGTGCTTAAGGAAGAACAAATACAGAGGTGGTTGATCAAGAATAATCCACCAGATGATGTCGAGTTGATTCATGATGCAGATCACATGGTGATGTTCTCCAAATCTCGGGAGTTATGTTCTTGTCTGCTTATGATTTCACAAAAATATCATTGA
- the LOC104223907 gene encoding methyl jasmonate esterase 1-like isoform X1, which yields MEKGKNHHFVLVHGACHGAWCWYKVVTILRAEGHKVSVPDMAASGIHPKHTEELNSMAEYNEPLMEFMANVSQEERVVLVGHSMGGINISLAMEMFPQKICVAVFVTAFMPGPDLNIVAISQQYNQQVESHMDTEFVYNNGQEKGPTSLLFGPEVLATNFYQLSPSEDLTLATYLVRPVPLFGESSLLKDSTYTNEKYGSVRRVYVVCDKDNVLKEEQIQRWLIKNNPPDDVELIHDADHMVMFSKSRELCSCLLMISQKYH from the exons ATGGAAAAGGGCAAGAATCATCACTTTGTGCTAGTTCATGGAGCTTGTCACGGTGCATGGTGTTGGTATAAAGTGGTGACAATTCTTAGAGCCGAAGGTCACAAAGTTAGTGTTCCTGACATGGCTGCTTCTGGAATTCATCCAAAACATACTGAAGAGCTCAATTCCATGGCTGAGTACAACGAGCCTTTGATGGAATTCATGGCTAATGTATCACAAGAAGAAAGAGTTGTCTTAGTAGGTCACAGTATGGGTGGCATCAACATTTCTCTTGCCATGGAAATGTTCCCTCAGAAGATTTGTGTTGCTGTTTTTGTCACTGCTTTCATGCCTGGTCCTGACCTCAATATTGTTGCCATTAGCCAACAG TATAATCAACAAGTGGAATCACATATGGATACTGAATTTGTGTACAACAATGGACAGGAGAAAGGTCCAACCTCCCTCCTCTTTGGCCCTGAAGTTTTAGCAACCAACTTTTATCAATTGTCCCCTTCTGAG GATTTGACTCTTGCAACTTATTTGGTGAGACCAGTACCATTGTTTGGCGAGTCAAGCTTACTGAAGGATTCCACATACACAAATGAGAAATATGGTTCGGTTCGTCGTGTTTACGTTGTGTGCGACAAAGATAACGTGCTTAAGGAAGAACAAATACAGAGGTGGTTGATCAAGAATAATCCACCAGATGATGTCGAGTTGATTCATGATGCAGATCACATGGTGATGTTCTCCAAATCTCGGGAGTTATGTTCTTGTCTGCTTATGATTTCACAAAAATATCATTGA